Part of the Leptospira yasudae genome is shown below.
TCTTTCGTGAAATCCTAGTTTAGGTCGGAACTACGGCGTTAAACAGGGATTTACCTTGGACATAAACGGTTACTTAAACCAGCCCAGCTAATTTTTCCTGATCTTGAGCAAGGAGAATAACGGATTCACAGTATGTTTCCCAATCGGTTCTGCCAGAAGCAAAGTCGAGATAAATGGATTCCAATAAAAGAAAAAACATAAATCACCTCTTTCCTATAGAATCGAGCAGAACTTGGAATTTCCTTGAGTTCTTTTTCTTGCCGAAGATAATAGGGAAGTACTTTAAGTATTAAATATGTCTCTCGCTCTTTCCGAATCCAAGATCCGGAATCTAAAACAAAGCTTAGAATCCTCTAAAATCCCTTTTAGGTCGGAAGTCCGTCTCGGAGTTTTGTCTTCATTTAAAATCGGCGGTATCTGTCCGGTCGTCATCGAACCCGAAAGTTCGGAACAAGTATTAGAAGCCCTTCATAACTTTCATAAATCCGAAATTCCCTGGAAAATTCTCGGGGGTGGTTCCAACCTGTTGATTTCGGATCATCCGGATAACTTCGTAACTCTACGATTGTCGGGAAAATTTAAAGAGTATGAATCCAAGGGCGATGGACGGTTCCGGATCGGGGCCGCTACGAACACTACACCTACGTTTCGCCAAATCTCGCAATTGGGTTTTACCGGGGCAGAGTTTCTGAGCACAATACCTGGATGGACAGGGGGAGCTGTCATTCAAAATGCAGGGTGTTATGGTGGGGAACTTTTTGATTTGATTCAATCAGTTGAATTCTTAAGAGAAGATGAAGTTTTAGTTCGTAAACCTTCCGAAATTCAGCATGGATATAGGCACACGGAATTTCTAAAAGAAAAGAACTCAATCATCTTAGGGATCGAGATTCTTCTTAAAGAAGGAAATTTAGAAGAGATTGAAGAGTCGCTGAAGGATAAACGTGATCGAAGAAATTCCTCCCAACCCGAAAATAAAAAAAGTGCCGGTTCAGTTTTTAAGAATCCAAAAATTTTTCGGGAGGATGGAAAAGAAATCAAAGCGTGGGAATTGATCGACCAAGCTGGCTTGCGAGGTAAAATACGAGGCGGTGCACAAATATCTCCCGAACATTGTAATTTTATCGTTAATGTCGGAACTGCGACCGCTTCTGATGTAAATTATTTGGTAGAACTTGTTTTGGATAAGGTGTTCAAAACTTCTGGAGTTAGATTAAACAGAGAGATCGAATATTTCGGTGACATTCCGTGATTCTTTCGGAATTCCGACCAACATTTCCATTCACAGAAAAATCTTAATCCTTCGACGCATACATAGAAAGATCCGCTTCGTGAATTAATTCGTCCAGTTTTTGAAGTGAACCGACAGACATTCCCCAAGTAAAATTGTAAGGAGGATTGTGATCTTTGCATTTTCTAAGCAATACCGACATTGCCTCATGGAATCTGGTTTGAGTCTGCGTAATTTTATCTTTGTTTTCGTGCTGTACCAGGATTAAGAATTCATCGCCACCGATTCGAAATATTTTGTCAGTTCCTCGAATCACATATCGAAGAATATTAGCGAAATGGCAAAGAACCAAGTCTCCTGTTTTGTGACCATAGGAATCGTTAATTACCTTGAAATCATTCAAATCTAAAAGTGCAACTAATGCTCGGTGATCTTCCATCCGTCTACCGGACCATTCTTCTTTTAGATGATTCAATTTGTTTCTATTAAAAACTCCCGTGAGAGCGTCGCGAAAAGCAAGAACTTTCGTTTCTTCATATTGATTTGAATGAACTAATGAAATCGCAGTGAAGTCGGCAATCGTTTGCAGAATCACCAAGTCTTCCGGAGAAAAAGATGAACCATCGAATCGATTCACGAGCTCGATTACTCCGTGAACTTGACCTCTAAAAATCATCGGGACGGCGATAATCGTTTTCGTTTCGAATCCGGTTCGCTCATCGACCTTTCGAGAAAATCGCGGATCGTTTCTGGCGTTTTCGACAAAAACGGGGGATTTCGTTTGAACAACGGAACCGGCGATTCCTTCTCCAGATTTTAATCGAATATTTTTAATTCGTTCGAGTTCAAGTCCTTCGGCAATCAAAAAGAACAATTCTTCAGAACTTTCATCGTATCTCATAAGACTCCAGTTTTCGGGGCTGAAGAATAAACGGACTTCTTCCATAACTGCATCTAAGATATCTTGTTGTTCGAGCGATGATGTAATAATTTTACCGATCGAAGAATACAGTTTTATCAGCTCAGGTTTTGTATCTTTTAAGGTCATAACGAATTCTATTTCTTTAGACGAATCCATGGTTTATTTGCCATTTTAGCGTAAGTTTTTATTTTAAAAGATAAAACCGCTATATATCAAGAGATTTCTAAGAAAATCGGCTTATTTTTATTAGGAATCAACGATCAGTTCAAAGACAATTTGTTGATTTTTGATCGAGAAACTTTGAACAAGACTTGTTATTTTGCATTTCGTTTTATCAATTCTTTGATCCAAGAATTCCTTTACAGTCGATTTGCGCATTTCCAAAGCCATCAAGAGGACGAATGTCTTGCACATAGACGTCCCCAAGTATCTTCCGAGGGTTCGGAGTTCCGCCCAGTCTTGTTCGTTCGGTCGAAACGACATTCGTATTAAACCTAATGATTTCGTTTGATATGATATTCTTTCTCGTCTATGAGGTTTTTGATTTTTTAAGATTTCAAATTTATAACGTTGAAGAAGAATTTTAAGATAGTTTGCTAAATTTCTATTTTGATGAATTTTTTTGAGAGCATACGAATAGAATTTAGTTGGGATGTAAACATCAGCAGTAAATCTTCCACTTGAAGTTCGCAATTCTCTGCTGTGCTGGAATTTCGGGAAATGCATCTTTTTACCGTTCATGTCCGAAGCAGTTCCGAGAACTATTTTCGGAGAACGGTAAAAAGCGATTTTTTCGTTAAAGCAGGGATTTTTGTATTAGCTTAATCACCGGAATTCCGACCACTAAAGATCCAAGATCAGCCGAACTCTCTCTTCCAACCCGCGGACCCGATCCAAATACAAAGCATCGACGGAACAAGCCAACACCAAGCTGTGCAAAAGATCGACACAAAGAGAAAGCTTTTCTTCCTTCCTTTGAATCCTTTCGTTCCGTTCAAAAGCAACTTCGAGCAATTTGCGATATTGGCTTCCATATCTTTCTGTGTATTCGTTCTGCAAATTAACGGGGGCAGAGTAAATCAGGCTAAAAGGCAATCGCGCTTTGTCCGGATATTCTTTTGCCGTTTCAGCAACGGCTTTAAAGATCGAAATCACTTCAATA
Proteins encoded:
- the murB gene encoding UDP-N-acetylmuramate dehydrogenase, translating into MSLALSESKIRNLKQSLESSKIPFRSEVRLGVLSSFKIGGICPVVIEPESSEQVLEALHNFHKSEIPWKILGGGSNLLISDHPDNFVTLRLSGKFKEYESKGDGRFRIGAATNTTPTFRQISQLGFTGAEFLSTIPGWTGGAVIQNAGCYGGELFDLIQSVEFLREDEVLVRKPSEIQHGYRHTEFLKEKNSIILGIEILLKEGNLEEIEESLKDKRDRRNSSQPENKKSAGSVFKNPKIFREDGKEIKAWELIDQAGLRGKIRGGAQISPEHCNFIVNVGTATASDVNYLVELVLDKVFKTSGVRLNREIEYFGDIP
- a CDS encoding sensor domain-containing diguanylate cyclase, with the translated sequence MTLKDTKPELIKLYSSIGKIITSSLEQQDILDAVMEEVRLFFSPENWSLMRYDESSEELFFLIAEGLELERIKNIRLKSGEGIAGSVVQTKSPVFVENARNDPRFSRKVDERTGFETKTIIAVPMIFRGQVHGVIELVNRFDGSSFSPEDLVILQTIADFTAISLVHSNQYEETKVLAFRDALTGVFNRNKLNHLKEEWSGRRMEDHRALVALLDLNDFKVINDSYGHKTGDLVLCHFANILRYVIRGTDKIFRIGGDEFLILVQHENKDKITQTQTRFHEAMSVLLRKCKDHNPPYNFTWGMSVGSLQKLDELIHEADLSMYASKD
- a CDS encoding DUF1564 family protein yields the protein MNGKKMHFPKFQHSRELRTSSGRFTADVYIPTKFYSYALKKIHQNRNLANYLKILLQRYKFEILKNQKPHRRERISYQTKSLGLIRMSFRPNEQDWAELRTLGRYLGTSMCKTFVLLMALEMRKSTVKEFLDQRIDKTKCKITSLVQSFSIKNQQIVFELIVDS
- a CDS encoding TetR/AcrR family transcriptional regulator codes for the protein MLRKDGSPLYPLNRDYKNSRERILEGAAIAFSRKGFHGTSLREISKECGLEQPSIYHHFHSKENLFRKALIATHLLILNEIRRRVVRDQGLHIEVISIFKAVAETAKEYPDKARLPFSLIYSAPVNLQNEYTERYGSQYRKLLEVAFERNERIQRKEEKLSLCVDLLHSLVLACSVDALYLDRVRGLEERVRLILDL